The Puntigrus tetrazona isolate hp1 chromosome 4, ASM1883169v1, whole genome shotgun sequence genome includes a window with the following:
- the LOC122343111 gene encoding phospholipid scramblase 1-like — protein sequence MDQLFICKEETTDECLAEVCCGVKPVDRYIVKDRHGHKVFSVLEDSDCCDRQFRGGARPFIMKVTNVSNQELLRLVHPSVHCCGSHELEVQSPPGSPIGYVRHNCHVFMPKKFTLENERGQPQFRIEGPCVNCDCCEEDNFELMTLNEENEATSHRSVGNIIKSFLDSGPNKGQHFVLSFPSNLDVKMKVTVLGACILIVSKYNDRKSRIPLWLTCLSMACTCWKIY from the exons atGGATCAACTGTTTATCTGCAAAGAAGAAACAACAGATGAATGTCTTGCTGAAG TATGCTGTGGAGTAAAGCCTGTCGACAGATACATTGTGAAGGATCGCCATGGGCACAAGGTCTTCAGTGTTCTCGAGGACAGTGATTGTTGTGACAGGCAGTTCCGTGGAGGTGCACGTCCTTTCATAATGAAGGTTACCAACGTCTCAAATCAAGAGCTTCTCAGACTGGTTCACCCATCTGTTCACTGCTGCGGGAGCCATGAG ctGGAAGTTCAGTCTCCGCCAGGCAGTCCCATCGGATATGTTCGACACAACTGCCATGTTTTCATGCCGAAAAAATTCACTCTTGAGAATGAACGAGGCCAGCCGCAATTTAGGATTGAGGGACCGTGTGTAAACTGTGACTGCTGTGAAGAGGACAACTTTGAG CTGATGACTTTGAATGAGGAAAACGAGGCAACATCACACAGATCAGTTGGAAACATCATCAAATCTTTCTTAGACAGTGGACCAAATAAAGGGCAGCACTTCGTCCTGAGCTTTCCAAGCAACCTGgatgtcaaaatgaaagttACTGTACTGGGAGCATGCATACTCATT gtttCCAAATATAACGACAGGAAATCAAGGATACCGCTCTGGCTCACCTGCTTATCTATGGCATGCACTTGCTGGAAAATTTACTAG